Proteins encoded together in one Penaeus vannamei isolate JL-2024 chromosome 9, ASM4276789v1, whole genome shotgun sequence window:
- the LOC113830063 gene encoding uncharacterized protein isoform X1 produces the protein MTGHRLRISLVLLAVAVNHVTCDYLAECPALAGPGCTFADGLYADGSFLESQCLRLLCDSDHWVVTGGVNSICGQCSLFLDPHLTTSDSYTTSLLQDPCQYSLIQTGLSSTPDVSIVSQFKDDCKGLGSCVDKSVFKDSPSASIEIGKDGLDAANIFTVYVGGTAYTIPDGDPAYVPGTSVLAWRATDSCIQLVGSSGLSMEQCEFHQFMWSHPDSAPYYGVCGLYTGDGDMSDDLTLRDNSTVTLSEYLVPSFVFSWLTDDQVNPKCAGSQATTRRVPSLCQQNNEKQEEHRANCTAVIGSVEVYDTFISDASLEIVLDACVFDLCLISQVTEGDQDSMSEWLYGPVVDYTERVIYLELASGGCQFGGQNYSEGERREDSCDIYVCQHGQWTLMDGKKVPSCCSSGDEYFENGAEDSVDCEIKICSCGVWEDKGEVDPTCCEYDGEKYEDGVELTFDCEVQRCSGGGWVFVSDDPTCCEYDGEKYEDGDEVTFDCAVQRCSGGGWVFVSDDPTCCEYNGEKYEDGEEVTFDCEVQRCSGGGWVFVSDDPTCCEYNGEKYEDGEEVTFDCEVQRCSGGGWVFVSDDPTCCEYDGEKYEDGEEVTFDCEVQRCSGGGWVFVSDDPACCVHNGQSYVQGQTVAFDCDIIRCNLGDWAVDSPDPNCCREGDQEYAEGETRTMDCKIEQCIRGTFIDTGDRDPNCCEHYGSLFPDGAITTIDCHIYSCDKGEWTDTFVMDPTCCEIGGRLFEEGTHAVVECYIFECMNGRWNDTLTMDPNCGHPAPSEHTEHREGYSGCDETEACYGVGGGIIIQIDQQVNRP, from the exons ATGACTGGACATAGATTACGAATTAGTCTGGTGCTCCTCGCAGTCGCCGTGAATCACGTGACCTGCGACTACC TCGCTGAATGCCCTGCGCTGGCTGGACCAG GTTGCACTTTTGCTGACGGGTTATATGCCGACGGATCCTTCCTCGAGTCGCAGTGCCTTCGGCTGCTCTGCGACTCTGACCACTGGGTTGTGACGGGCGGCGTCAACTCGATCT GTGGGCAATGCAGCCTGTTCCTCGATCCTCACCTAACAACTTCTGACAGTTACACTACCAGTCTTCTGCAGGATCCTTGCCAATACTCCCTCATTCAGACCGGACTTTCCTCTACTCCTGATGTCAGCATCGTTAGCCAATTCAA GGACGACTGCAAAGGCTTAGGATCCTGCGTGGATAAATCTGTCTTCAAGGACAGTCCTTCCGCCTCTATCGAAATTGGCAAAGATGGATTAGACGCAGCGAATATATTCACG GTATACGTGGGCGGCACCGCCTAcacgatccccgacggagacccgGCCTATGTCCCGGGAACCTCCGTGCTGGCGTGGAGAGCCACCGATTCCTGCATTCAGCTTGTGGGCTCCAGTGGGCTGTCG ATGGAACAGTGCGAATTCCACCAGTTCATGTGGTCCCATCCGGACAGCGCCCCTTACTATGGTGTCTGCGGCCTATACACCGGCGACGGCGATATGAGCGACGACCTGACTTTACGAGATAACAGTACAGTTACCTTGAGCGAATACCTAGTTCCTTCATTCGTCTTCTCGTGGTTG ACCGATGATCAAGTGAATCCTAAATGTGCAGGTTCCCAGGCGACTACAAGGAGG GTACCAAGTTTATGTCagcaaaacaacgaaaaacagGAGGAACATCGAGCGAATTGCACCGCAGTAATTGGTTCAGTTGAAGTCTACGATACGTTCATATCAGACGCGTCTCTCGAAATTGTGTTAG ATGCGTGTGTCTTCGACTTGTGTTTGATCAGCCAGGTAACAGAGGGTGATCAAGACAGTATGTCTGAATGGTTGTACGGGCCGGTTGTGGATTATACAGAAAGAGTAATTTATCTGGAATTGGCCTCAGGTG GATGTCAGTTTGGTGGGCAGAACTactcagagggagaaagaagggaagactcTTGCGACATCTATGTCTGCCAGCATGGGCAATGGACTCTGATGGACGGAAAAAAAGTTCCTTCAT GCTGCTCATCCGGGGACGAGTATTTTGAGAACGGGGCTGAGGATTCCGTGGATTGCGAAATTAAGATTTGCAGCTGCGGCGTCTGGGAGGACAAGGGGGAGGTGGACCCGACCT GCTGTGAGTATGATGGCGAGAAATACGAGGATGGCGTGGAATTGACCTTCGACTGTGAGGTGCAACGATGCAGCGGTGGAGGATGGGTCTTTGTGTCCGATGACCCAACCT GCTGTGAGTATGATGGCGAGAAATACGAGGATGGCGATGAAGTGACCTTCGACTGTGCGGTGCAACGATGCAGCGGTGGAGGATGGGTCTTTGTGTCCGATGACCCAACCT GCTGTGAGTATAATGGCGAGAAATACGAGGATGGCGAGGAAGTGACCTTTGACTGTGAGGTGCAACGATGCAGCGGTGGAGGATGGGTCTTTGTGTCCGATGACCCAACCT GCTGTGAGTATAATGGCGAGAAATACGAGGATGGCGAGGAAGTGACCTTTGACTGTGAGGTGCAACGATGCAGCGGTGGAGGATGGGTCTTTGTGTCCGATGACCCAACCT GCTGTGAGTATGATGGCGAGAAATACGAGGATGGCGAGGAAGTGACCTTCGACTGTGAGGTACAACGATGCAGCGGTGGAGGATGGGTCTTTGTGTCCGATGACCCAGCCT GTTGTGTCCATAACGGCCAATCTTATGTGCAGGGCCAAACCGTAGCCTTCGATTGTGACATTATTCGTTGTAATCTTGGGGACTGGGCCGTTGATTCGCCCGATCCAAACT GTTGTAGAGAGGGAGACCAAGAGTATGCGGAAGGGGAAACGAGGACAATGGACTGTAAAATTGAACAGTGCATCAGAGGAACATTTATCGACACTGGAGACCGTGACCCGAACT GCTGCGAACATTACGGATCACTGTTTCCGGATGGTGCGATTACAACCATCGACTGTCACATTTACAGCTGCGATAAAGGGGAATGGACAGATACATTTGTCATGGATCCAACAT GCTGTGAAATTGGCGGAAGGTTGTTCGAAGAAGGCACGCACGCGGTAGTTGAATGTTACATCTTTGAGTGCATGAACGGTAGATGGAATGACACACTCACCATGGATCCTAATT GCGGCCATCCAGCACCAAGTGAACATACAGAACACAGGGAAG
- the LOC113830063 gene encoding uncharacterized protein isoform X3 — protein MTGHRLRISLVLLAVAVNHVTCDYLAECPALAGPGCTFADGLYADGSFLESQCLRLLCDSDHWVVTGGVNSICGQCSLFLDPHLTTSDSYTTSLLQDPCQYSLIQTGLSSTPDVSIVSQFKDDCKGLGSCVDKSVFKDSPSASIEIGKDGLDAANIFTVYVGGTAYTIPDGDPAYVPGTSVLAWRATDSCIQLVGSSGLSMEQCEFHQFMWSHPDSAPYYGVCGLYTGDGDMSDDLTLRDNSTVTLSEYLVPSFVFSWLTDDQVNPKCAGSQATTRRVPSLCQQNNEKQEEHRANCTAVIGSVEVYDTFISDASLEIVLDACVFDLCLISQVTEGDQDSMSEWLYGPVVDYTERVIYLELASGGCQFGGQNYSEGERREDSCDIYVCQHGQWTLMDGKKVPSCCSSGDEYFENGAEDSVDCEIKICSCGVWEDKGEVDPTCCEYDGEKYEDGVELTFDCEVQRCSGGGWVFVSDDPTCCEYDGEKYEDGDEVTFDCAVQRCSGGGWVFVSDDPTCCEYDGEKYEDGEEVTFDCEVQRCSGGGWVFVSDDPACCVHNGQSYVQGQTVAFDCDIIRCNLGDWAVDSPDPNCCREGDQEYAEGETRTMDCKIEQCIRGTFIDTGDRDPNCCEHYGSLFPDGAITTIDCHIYSCDKGEWTDTFVMDPTCCEIGGRLFEEGTHAVVECYIFECMNGRWNDTLTMDPNCGHPAPSEHTEHREGYSGCDETEACYGVGGGIIIQIDQQVNRP, from the exons ATGACTGGACATAGATTACGAATTAGTCTGGTGCTCCTCGCAGTCGCCGTGAATCACGTGACCTGCGACTACC TCGCTGAATGCCCTGCGCTGGCTGGACCAG GTTGCACTTTTGCTGACGGGTTATATGCCGACGGATCCTTCCTCGAGTCGCAGTGCCTTCGGCTGCTCTGCGACTCTGACCACTGGGTTGTGACGGGCGGCGTCAACTCGATCT GTGGGCAATGCAGCCTGTTCCTCGATCCTCACCTAACAACTTCTGACAGTTACACTACCAGTCTTCTGCAGGATCCTTGCCAATACTCCCTCATTCAGACCGGACTTTCCTCTACTCCTGATGTCAGCATCGTTAGCCAATTCAA GGACGACTGCAAAGGCTTAGGATCCTGCGTGGATAAATCTGTCTTCAAGGACAGTCCTTCCGCCTCTATCGAAATTGGCAAAGATGGATTAGACGCAGCGAATATATTCACG GTATACGTGGGCGGCACCGCCTAcacgatccccgacggagacccgGCCTATGTCCCGGGAACCTCCGTGCTGGCGTGGAGAGCCACCGATTCCTGCATTCAGCTTGTGGGCTCCAGTGGGCTGTCG ATGGAACAGTGCGAATTCCACCAGTTCATGTGGTCCCATCCGGACAGCGCCCCTTACTATGGTGTCTGCGGCCTATACACCGGCGACGGCGATATGAGCGACGACCTGACTTTACGAGATAACAGTACAGTTACCTTGAGCGAATACCTAGTTCCTTCATTCGTCTTCTCGTGGTTG ACCGATGATCAAGTGAATCCTAAATGTGCAGGTTCCCAGGCGACTACAAGGAGG GTACCAAGTTTATGTCagcaaaacaacgaaaaacagGAGGAACATCGAGCGAATTGCACCGCAGTAATTGGTTCAGTTGAAGTCTACGATACGTTCATATCAGACGCGTCTCTCGAAATTGTGTTAG ATGCGTGTGTCTTCGACTTGTGTTTGATCAGCCAGGTAACAGAGGGTGATCAAGACAGTATGTCTGAATGGTTGTACGGGCCGGTTGTGGATTATACAGAAAGAGTAATTTATCTGGAATTGGCCTCAGGTG GATGTCAGTTTGGTGGGCAGAACTactcagagggagaaagaagggaagactcTTGCGACATCTATGTCTGCCAGCATGGGCAATGGACTCTGATGGACGGAAAAAAAGTTCCTTCAT GCTGCTCATCCGGGGACGAGTATTTTGAGAACGGGGCTGAGGATTCCGTGGATTGCGAAATTAAGATTTGCAGCTGCGGCGTCTGGGAGGACAAGGGGGAGGTGGACCCGACCT GCTGTGAGTATGATGGCGAGAAATACGAGGATGGCGTGGAATTGACCTTCGACTGTGAGGTGCAACGATGCAGCGGTGGAGGATGGGTCTTTGTGTCCGATGACCCAACCT GCTGTGAGTATGATGGCGAGAAATACGAGGATGGCGATGAAGTGACCTTCGACTGTGCGGTGCAACGATGCAGCGGTGGAGGATGGGTCTTTGTGTCCGATGACCCAACCT GCTGTGAGTATGATGGCGAGAAATACGAGGATGGCGAGGAAGTGACCTTCGACTGTGAGGTACAACGATGCAGCGGTGGAGGATGGGTCTTTGTGTCCGATGACCCAGCCT GTTGTGTCCATAACGGCCAATCTTATGTGCAGGGCCAAACCGTAGCCTTCGATTGTGACATTATTCGTTGTAATCTTGGGGACTGGGCCGTTGATTCGCCCGATCCAAACT GTTGTAGAGAGGGAGACCAAGAGTATGCGGAAGGGGAAACGAGGACAATGGACTGTAAAATTGAACAGTGCATCAGAGGAACATTTATCGACACTGGAGACCGTGACCCGAACT GCTGCGAACATTACGGATCACTGTTTCCGGATGGTGCGATTACAACCATCGACTGTCACATTTACAGCTGCGATAAAGGGGAATGGACAGATACATTTGTCATGGATCCAACAT GCTGTGAAATTGGCGGAAGGTTGTTCGAAGAAGGCACGCACGCGGTAGTTGAATGTTACATCTTTGAGTGCATGAACGGTAGATGGAATGACACACTCACCATGGATCCTAATT GCGGCCATCCAGCACCAAGTGAACATACAGAACACAGGGAAG
- the LOC113830063 gene encoding uncharacterized protein isoform X4 produces the protein MTGHRLRISLVLLAVAVNHVTCDYLAECPALAGPGCTFADGLYADGSFLESQCLRLLCDSDHWVVTGGVNSICGQCSLFLDPHLTTSDSYTTSLLQDPCQYSLIQTGLSSTPDVSIVSQFKDDCKGLGSCVDKSVFKDSPSASIEIGKDGLDAANIFTVYVGGTAYTIPDGDPAYVPGTSVLAWRATDSCIQLVGSSGLSMEQCEFHQFMWSHPDSAPYYGVCGLYTGDGDMSDDLTLRDNSTVTLSEYLVPSFVFSWLTDDQVNPKCAGSQATTRRVPSLCQQNNEKQEEHRANCTAVIGSVEVYDTFISDASLEIVLDACVFDLCLISQVTEGDQDSMSEWLYGPVVDYTERVIYLELASGGCQFGGQNYSEGERREDSCDIYVCQHGQWTLMDGKKVPSCCSSGDEYFENGAEDSVDCEIKICSCGVWEDKGEVDPTCCEYDGEKYEDGEEVTFDCEVQRCSGGGWVFVSDDPACCVHNGQSYVQGQTVAFDCDIIRCNLGDWAVDSPDPNCCREGDQEYAEGETRTMDCKIEQCIRGTFIDTGDRDPNCCEHYGSLFPDGAITTIDCHIYSCDKGEWTDTFVMDPTCCEIGGRLFEEGTHAVVECYIFECMNGRWNDTLTMDPNCGHPAPSEHTEHREGYSGCDETEACYGVGGGIIIQIDQQVNRP, from the exons ATGACTGGACATAGATTACGAATTAGTCTGGTGCTCCTCGCAGTCGCCGTGAATCACGTGACCTGCGACTACC TCGCTGAATGCCCTGCGCTGGCTGGACCAG GTTGCACTTTTGCTGACGGGTTATATGCCGACGGATCCTTCCTCGAGTCGCAGTGCCTTCGGCTGCTCTGCGACTCTGACCACTGGGTTGTGACGGGCGGCGTCAACTCGATCT GTGGGCAATGCAGCCTGTTCCTCGATCCTCACCTAACAACTTCTGACAGTTACACTACCAGTCTTCTGCAGGATCCTTGCCAATACTCCCTCATTCAGACCGGACTTTCCTCTACTCCTGATGTCAGCATCGTTAGCCAATTCAA GGACGACTGCAAAGGCTTAGGATCCTGCGTGGATAAATCTGTCTTCAAGGACAGTCCTTCCGCCTCTATCGAAATTGGCAAAGATGGATTAGACGCAGCGAATATATTCACG GTATACGTGGGCGGCACCGCCTAcacgatccccgacggagacccgGCCTATGTCCCGGGAACCTCCGTGCTGGCGTGGAGAGCCACCGATTCCTGCATTCAGCTTGTGGGCTCCAGTGGGCTGTCG ATGGAACAGTGCGAATTCCACCAGTTCATGTGGTCCCATCCGGACAGCGCCCCTTACTATGGTGTCTGCGGCCTATACACCGGCGACGGCGATATGAGCGACGACCTGACTTTACGAGATAACAGTACAGTTACCTTGAGCGAATACCTAGTTCCTTCATTCGTCTTCTCGTGGTTG ACCGATGATCAAGTGAATCCTAAATGTGCAGGTTCCCAGGCGACTACAAGGAGG GTACCAAGTTTATGTCagcaaaacaacgaaaaacagGAGGAACATCGAGCGAATTGCACCGCAGTAATTGGTTCAGTTGAAGTCTACGATACGTTCATATCAGACGCGTCTCTCGAAATTGTGTTAG ATGCGTGTGTCTTCGACTTGTGTTTGATCAGCCAGGTAACAGAGGGTGATCAAGACAGTATGTCTGAATGGTTGTACGGGCCGGTTGTGGATTATACAGAAAGAGTAATTTATCTGGAATTGGCCTCAGGTG GATGTCAGTTTGGTGGGCAGAACTactcagagggagaaagaagggaagactcTTGCGACATCTATGTCTGCCAGCATGGGCAATGGACTCTGATGGACGGAAAAAAAGTTCCTTCAT GCTGCTCATCCGGGGACGAGTATTTTGAGAACGGGGCTGAGGATTCCGTGGATTGCGAAATTAAGATTTGCAGCTGCGGCGTCTGGGAGGACAAGGGGGAGGTGGACCCGACCT GCTGTGAGTATGATGGCGAGAAATACGAGGATGGCGAGGAAGTGACCTTCGACTGTGAGGTACAACGATGCAGCGGTGGAGGATGGGTCTTTGTGTCCGATGACCCAGCCT GTTGTGTCCATAACGGCCAATCTTATGTGCAGGGCCAAACCGTAGCCTTCGATTGTGACATTATTCGTTGTAATCTTGGGGACTGGGCCGTTGATTCGCCCGATCCAAACT GTTGTAGAGAGGGAGACCAAGAGTATGCGGAAGGGGAAACGAGGACAATGGACTGTAAAATTGAACAGTGCATCAGAGGAACATTTATCGACACTGGAGACCGTGACCCGAACT GCTGCGAACATTACGGATCACTGTTTCCGGATGGTGCGATTACAACCATCGACTGTCACATTTACAGCTGCGATAAAGGGGAATGGACAGATACATTTGTCATGGATCCAACAT GCTGTGAAATTGGCGGAAGGTTGTTCGAAGAAGGCACGCACGCGGTAGTTGAATGTTACATCTTTGAGTGCATGAACGGTAGATGGAATGACACACTCACCATGGATCCTAATT GCGGCCATCCAGCACCAAGTGAACATACAGAACACAGGGAAG
- the LOC113830063 gene encoding uncharacterized protein isoform X2, translated as MTGHRLRISLVLLAVAVNHVTCDYLAECPALAGPGCTFADGLYADGSFLESQCLRLLCDSDHWVVTGGVNSICGQCSLFLDPHLTTSDSYTTSLLQDPCQYSLIQTGLSSTPDVSIVSQFKDDCKGLGSCVDKSVFKDSPSASIEIGKDGLDAANIFTVYVGGTAYTIPDGDPAYVPGTSVLAWRATDSCIQLVGSSGLSMEQCEFHQFMWSHPDSAPYYGVCGLYTGDGDMSDDLTLRDNSTVTLSEYLVPSFVFSWLTDDQVNPKCAGSQATTRRVPSLCQQNNEKQEEHRANCTAVIGSVEVYDTFISDASLEIVLDACVFDLCLISQVTEGDQDSMSEWLYGPVVDYTERVIYLELASGGCQFGGQNYSEGERREDSCDIYVCQHGQWTLMDGKKVPSCCSSGDEYFENGAEDSVDCEIKICSCGVWEDKGEVDPTCCEYDGEKYEDGDEVTFDCAVQRCSGGGWVFVSDDPTCCEYNGEKYEDGEEVTFDCEVQRCSGGGWVFVSDDPTCCEYNGEKYEDGEEVTFDCEVQRCSGGGWVFVSDDPTCCEYDGEKYEDGEEVTFDCEVQRCSGGGWVFVSDDPACCVHNGQSYVQGQTVAFDCDIIRCNLGDWAVDSPDPNCCREGDQEYAEGETRTMDCKIEQCIRGTFIDTGDRDPNCCEHYGSLFPDGAITTIDCHIYSCDKGEWTDTFVMDPTCCEIGGRLFEEGTHAVVECYIFECMNGRWNDTLTMDPNCGHPAPSEHTEHREGYSGCDETEACYGVGGGIIIQIDQQVNRP; from the exons ATGACTGGACATAGATTACGAATTAGTCTGGTGCTCCTCGCAGTCGCCGTGAATCACGTGACCTGCGACTACC TCGCTGAATGCCCTGCGCTGGCTGGACCAG GTTGCACTTTTGCTGACGGGTTATATGCCGACGGATCCTTCCTCGAGTCGCAGTGCCTTCGGCTGCTCTGCGACTCTGACCACTGGGTTGTGACGGGCGGCGTCAACTCGATCT GTGGGCAATGCAGCCTGTTCCTCGATCCTCACCTAACAACTTCTGACAGTTACACTACCAGTCTTCTGCAGGATCCTTGCCAATACTCCCTCATTCAGACCGGACTTTCCTCTACTCCTGATGTCAGCATCGTTAGCCAATTCAA GGACGACTGCAAAGGCTTAGGATCCTGCGTGGATAAATCTGTCTTCAAGGACAGTCCTTCCGCCTCTATCGAAATTGGCAAAGATGGATTAGACGCAGCGAATATATTCACG GTATACGTGGGCGGCACCGCCTAcacgatccccgacggagacccgGCCTATGTCCCGGGAACCTCCGTGCTGGCGTGGAGAGCCACCGATTCCTGCATTCAGCTTGTGGGCTCCAGTGGGCTGTCG ATGGAACAGTGCGAATTCCACCAGTTCATGTGGTCCCATCCGGACAGCGCCCCTTACTATGGTGTCTGCGGCCTATACACCGGCGACGGCGATATGAGCGACGACCTGACTTTACGAGATAACAGTACAGTTACCTTGAGCGAATACCTAGTTCCTTCATTCGTCTTCTCGTGGTTG ACCGATGATCAAGTGAATCCTAAATGTGCAGGTTCCCAGGCGACTACAAGGAGG GTACCAAGTTTATGTCagcaaaacaacgaaaaacagGAGGAACATCGAGCGAATTGCACCGCAGTAATTGGTTCAGTTGAAGTCTACGATACGTTCATATCAGACGCGTCTCTCGAAATTGTGTTAG ATGCGTGTGTCTTCGACTTGTGTTTGATCAGCCAGGTAACAGAGGGTGATCAAGACAGTATGTCTGAATGGTTGTACGGGCCGGTTGTGGATTATACAGAAAGAGTAATTTATCTGGAATTGGCCTCAGGTG GATGTCAGTTTGGTGGGCAGAACTactcagagggagaaagaagggaagactcTTGCGACATCTATGTCTGCCAGCATGGGCAATGGACTCTGATGGACGGAAAAAAAGTTCCTTCAT GCTGCTCATCCGGGGACGAGTATTTTGAGAACGGGGCTGAGGATTCCGTGGATTGCGAAATTAAGATTTGCAGCTGCGGCGTCTGGGAGGACAAGGGGGAGGTGGACCCGACCT GCTGTGAGTATGATGGCGAGAAATACGAGGATGGCGATGAAGTGACCTTCGACTGTGCGGTGCAACGATGCAGCGGTGGAGGATGGGTCTTTGTGTCCGATGACCCAACCT GCTGTGAGTATAATGGCGAGAAATACGAGGATGGCGAGGAAGTGACCTTTGACTGTGAGGTGCAACGATGCAGCGGTGGAGGATGGGTCTTTGTGTCCGATGACCCAACCT GCTGTGAGTATAATGGCGAGAAATACGAGGATGGCGAGGAAGTGACCTTTGACTGTGAGGTGCAACGATGCAGCGGTGGAGGATGGGTCTTTGTGTCCGATGACCCAACCT GCTGTGAGTATGATGGCGAGAAATACGAGGATGGCGAGGAAGTGACCTTCGACTGTGAGGTACAACGATGCAGCGGTGGAGGATGGGTCTTTGTGTCCGATGACCCAGCCT GTTGTGTCCATAACGGCCAATCTTATGTGCAGGGCCAAACCGTAGCCTTCGATTGTGACATTATTCGTTGTAATCTTGGGGACTGGGCCGTTGATTCGCCCGATCCAAACT GTTGTAGAGAGGGAGACCAAGAGTATGCGGAAGGGGAAACGAGGACAATGGACTGTAAAATTGAACAGTGCATCAGAGGAACATTTATCGACACTGGAGACCGTGACCCGAACT GCTGCGAACATTACGGATCACTGTTTCCGGATGGTGCGATTACAACCATCGACTGTCACATTTACAGCTGCGATAAAGGGGAATGGACAGATACATTTGTCATGGATCCAACAT GCTGTGAAATTGGCGGAAGGTTGTTCGAAGAAGGCACGCACGCGGTAGTTGAATGTTACATCTTTGAGTGCATGAACGGTAGATGGAATGACACACTCACCATGGATCCTAATT GCGGCCATCCAGCACCAAGTGAACATACAGAACACAGGGAAG